ATGTGATGCAAGTCCACTCTATTCAATGCATCAGTTGCTTCTCTGCCACCACATTTTTTTCTATATGATCCAGAAATGGACTGGGTTCCACTATCAAGAGATAACGAAACCTCTGCCACCACATCTATGAAAGATACATTGAAATTCAGAATATTTAAGGTAGTCACACTTTTGATGTATAAGGACACACATACCGCATAAACCATAGCGCTGCATAAAGCCATAAACTCAATAAAAATTTGTTGAAAGACCAAGATCAATAGGAGTGAAACtttaggcctcctttggttcataggataagGAAATCATAGGAATAGGAAAGTCATAGGAAATGAGATCACATGTACTATCTCAGTTCCTAtaggaaaagagatgtcatttggttcataggataggaatttttccattagGTCCATAGCTAAAaaaatttcctttgaaatgtgaaGGATAGGAACCAATCCTACATAAAAATAGGAAtccattcctacaaaccaaatGGCTCTATAGGAAAAGAAATCTTTTAGAAATTCTATCCTTTGAAATTCCAacaaaccaaaggaggccttagAATGATATTTCTGTCGGTTCAATGTTAGGTAAGTTCATACACGGTGGGACTTAAGAAAAATCTTATGGAAACTAtatcatcatgtcatcatcataatatGGAGAAAATACAGCAGAGTTGAGCATACCCAGGTAAACATGTGCATATATTTCAACTCAGCACATTGTTGTACTTTGAAGGGTGAATAATTACGTACCCATGTTTGGCATTCATGGAGGTGGTTGACAGCCCCTGTAATCCTGGCTTGCAGTATGTTTTTGCCGGCGTGATTTTATGTTTATCAGGCTCTGCATGCTTGTGTTCCCTGCATTGGAAAACACTCATTAGTGATACAGTTTTATCATTTTATAAGTACATGCTAGTATGCCAATCTATCTATTACCTGTTCAGGTCTGTAGGATGTGTATTTGTCTTTTTGATCATGTTATTGGCACCACTTAGTTGATTTAAGGTAGTCTCTGAAGTTATTTGGGGAGGCCTGCTTGCTTTCGTATTTGCAGACTTGGACAGAAGAGAAAAAGTTCCTGCTTCATTCACTAGTGTAGGTTTAACATTTCTGATTTCCCTGCATAAATGTATCAGAACACATTCGCCTAGTAAGAGATCAACACACAAAACTAGAAGCTAGGTCACAAACAAGTAAATCAAAATATGATACTCAACAGAACCATGGGTTCCATGAAGCATTTGTTGTGTGTAATGATGTATGTGCAATGTACTTAAATCAACATTAATGATGTTCTAATTTAAGAGACTTTTCTTGTCAAACAAACAGCAACACTAGGTTGAAGGTTTTATTTTGCTGAGAAAGAAACTTTTGTCAAAGATAAACCTCTGCATTGTTGAAGACAGATTCTTTGGACCTGAAGTCCCTTTCTCAACATTCTTTGTCCCGCATGATGTCTTCCTTAGAGGCTTCATTGAAGTGCCTCTATAACATTGGTTACCATGACTTCCTTCATTAAGAGATGTACCTTCCTCCACAGGCTCATTCTGGTTATTTTGAGAATCTGATTGGCCCCCTGATCTTCTTGAGATGGGCACATTCTCAGTGCTGTTGTTTCTGGATTGTGAACTAACTGATTGCTCACTGCTATTATTCTCCCTTGATGTTATATTAACTTTACTAGGGTCCACTGGAGGAGCTTCCTTGCTGCTCTCAGGAACTGCTACTGCTTTCGAATGTGTTGGATCTTCACCAGATACAGCAGTGGAAGGAAAACTATGAGAAGAATTGTTGACAACTGGTTTTGTTGGATATGTCTCATTAGAGTGCTCTTCAAGCACATCATTTGACACCATATCTACTTCAAGTTGGTCCACACTTGAAGGATTGATGCTGAAAAAATGATGCATTTTTCGTTAGATGACTCAGTAATGCTCATACTTAAAGTCAGACAACTGCCGTTTGTTAGATTCGCCTACCTTGTCAAATGAGCAGGCTTCAAAGTGCAAGCATTCTGTGTTTGTATTTGTTCCTTACTCTTACTATCTTCAGGAACATCAGTGCTCTTCCCTGAAATACCACTTTCTGGATCCTTGTTACCCACTGAAGAGATAGGGTCAGTTTTTTCTTTAGGTCTGCTCATAACATTTTCCTCAAAGCCCAACTTTGTGTCAAGATTGAAGTTGCCCAGCCTTTAAGGAAACAAAATAAACAAAATGAACAGCTAATTACATGAACTTTGTGAGAAAAACAGTCTTCATCAGCCAGAATAACTTACTCATTAAAATCAAAGGAAAAGGAGAAGTTGTCTTTTTCAGTTACTTTTCTCCCTTCAGAAAGCTCATCGCCGTTTGAACTGTTGTTCTTCGCTTTTTTCTTCAGAGGACTAGAGAAATCTAAATCAGACATGCCCATTTTAAATGATGACAATTTGTCAAAGGCTCCATCAAGTCCAAAATCATCACTGGACAAAGAAAGAGATTGTCAGCGCCACATGAACAGTAGATAGTAACTAATTTCCACTTGTTTGCACCAAATGTTAAGGAAACTTTGAAGCGCAATACTCACAGATTCTCAAAGCTAAACTTCTTGCTACTCTTTGGAGCTGACTCGACGTCAAAGTCAATTGTATCTTTTCCTGATTTTGGTAACTTCCAAGATGAAAGGAAATCATTGCCAAAGTCTTCATCTGCCAATAAATAACATGAATACAGCAGGTTAAATCATTACATCTTTAAAATGCATTTTCCAAGTCTACCACACAGCTCATGTAGTAGATTTAATTTCTCGAGGGTAAGCAGGAAACAAATACAATGGACATGACTCATACACAGCATCAATCAGAAATCTTCAATATAGCAGTCTAAGATAAGTTTGACTATGGTGCAGCATATAGGAAACAAGGTGCCCGGATAACCTAGTATCATAACACAATAATAACAAGATACATACCAAGGGATGAACTTGAATTTTTAGCATTCGCATTAGAGGCAGCTCTTTTTCGTGATTCATCCATGGTTCCCACAAACGTGGACTGCATGCCAAAGGAAAAGGAAAATACATTAGGAACCACTAAAGACACAGAGTGGAAGTGGAACCATGTATGCCAGTATTATTAATATTCTTAATAACTAGATACAGGAAATATCCAAATACATTTGCAAATGCTGGTGATGTTTTAATTATGCTGGTGACACATTAGGAATAGGTCAATTCAGATTTGTTTTTTCCCACCACTATGCTTAATAGGAAACAAAGCACATGTGAAATATAGAGAGACATTAAACAATAGAATAAAAAAACAAAAGGGTCTATCGACTGACTACTAGATTTTCAGTTACCCTATCTCTCTCTGAGATCATACCTCTATTCAGCTTACATTACCTAGATTTAAACAATAAAACCTATCTGCTCATGTTTTCAGAGACTATAGGCAATCTCATCAAGGTGCTTAATGGGTAGGACCTCACCAAAGATCCAGAAAACAGCAACAATGGGGAACATGAAAATCTGACAGGCGACAAAT
The Aegilops tauschii subsp. strangulata cultivar AL8/78 chromosome 3, Aet v6.0, whole genome shotgun sequence genome window above contains:
- the LOC109780508 gene encoding uncharacterized protein isoform X1 yields the protein MDESRKRAASNANAKNSSSSLDEDFGNDFLSSWKLPKSGKDTIDFDVESAPKSSKKFSFENLDDFGLDGAFDKLSSFKMGMSDLDFSSPLKKKAKNNSSNGDELSEGRKVTEKDNFSFSFDFNELGNFNLDTKLGFEENVMSRPKEKTDPISSVGNKDPESGISGKSTDVPEDSKSKEQIQTQNACTLKPAHLTSINPSSVDQLEVDMVSNDVLEEHSNETYPTKPVVNNSSHSFPSTAVSGEDPTHSKAVAVPESSKEAPPVDPSKVNITSRENNSSEQSVSSQSRNNSTENVPISRRSGGQSDSQNNQNEPVEEGTSLNEGSHGNQCYRGTSMKPLRKTSCGTKNVEKGTSGPKNLSSTMQREIRNVKPTLVNEAGTFSLLSKSANTKASRPPQITSETTLNQLSGANNMIKKTNTHPTDLNREHKHAEPDKHKITPAKTYCKPGLQGLSTTSMNAKHGLEPLSAGNSSIKNAPSSTAHTTGNNSLTSQMLLKGSNTSDMIQGTPSKDDKRPTTFQLAGSRVSKVGTRSPKSGLILDKDSVKLSGSKGSPVRTHKIPNSFVEGKAALLSPSIRQKMPEESIPDPKAPAVLKRVVRSPAVRISPQTVPELGNQTIQSGTPKARMDNAVSSTIREMGDISDLELPALLEDDGNVEKAEACRKQLEDMCILMKKKHTEAKELAVRAIVNNNMLLMLNHPMFEEKISFPTSNQFTCYYCIFTYMDVKLGIPSPEEPFCSSEIRRQHEIQALT
- the LOC109780508 gene encoding uncharacterized protein isoform X2, encoding MDESRKRAASNANAKNSSSSLDEDFGNDFLSSWKLPKSGKDTIDFDVESAPKSSKKFSFENLDDFGLDGAFDKLSSFKMGMSDLDFSSPLKKKAKNNSSNGDELSEGRKVTEKDNFSFSFDFNELGNFNLDTKLGFEENVMSRPKEKTDPISSVGNKDPESGISGKSTDVPEDSKSKEQIQTQNACTLKPAHLTSINPSSVDQLEVDMVSNDVLEEHSNETYPTKPVVNNSSHSFPSTAVSGEDPTHSKAVAVPESSKEAPPVDPSKVNITSRENNSSEQSVSSQSRNNSTENVPISRRSGGQSDSQNNQNEPVEEGTSLNEGSHGNQCYRGTSMKPLRKTSCGTKNVEKGTSGPKNLSSTMQREIRNVKPTLVNEAGTFSLLSKSANTKASRPPQITSETTLNQLSGANNMIKKTNTHPTDLNREHKHAEPDKHKITPAKTYCKPGLQGLSTTSMNAKHGLEPLSAGNSSIKNAPSSTAHTTGNNSLTSQMLLKGSNTSDMIQGTPSKDDKRPTTFQLAGSRVSKVGTRSPKSGLILDKDSVKLSGSKGSPVRTHKIPNSFVEGKAALLSPSIRQKMPEESIPDPKAPAVLKRVVRSPAVRISPQTVPELGNQTIQSGTPKARMDNAVSSTIREMGDISDLELPALLEDDGNVEKAEACRKQLEDMCILMKKKHTEAKELAVRAIVNNNMLLMLNHPMFEEKLSALQKYADSMRSKHLLEEIVTMDTY